A window of Desulfobulbus oralis genomic DNA:
CCCACCGTGTCATAGCTGCAGCGCAGCACTTTGCCGGAGGGATAGGTAATGCTGCTCAGTTCGCCTGTGGCCTCGTCATAGCCATAGTATATCGAAGCACTCGCCCAGCCCACTTTTTTCTGCTAATTTTCAGGATAACCTAAGAACTTTCGCCATTTATTAATTGTTTCCTGAGGTACGGACAGATTCATTGCAGCTTGTTTTGCTTGATCTGTTAAAATAATTTGTGCCTTTGGGTTCCCAGCCTCAGCCGCTATCTGTAACCACTCTAGAGCTTTTATAGTATCAATAGGTACTAAATGCTCTTCATCGAGAAAGTCAAGTGCAACAAAATACTCAGTCTCGCCATCGTCAGGTTCTTTACAATCAGCTTTTCTAAACCACATTTTTGCGCGTAAAATATTACTTTCTCGGCCTAACCCAAATGCATAAATTTCTCCTAACATTCTCTGCGCTGAAGCATTGCCAGCCTCAACATAAGGGAGCAGATATTCATACGCCAAGTCATAATTTTCTGATTTGAGAGCACTAACACCTGAACGAA
This region includes:
- a CDS encoding tetratricopeptide repeat protein, whose protein sequence is MKVFKYALTVIMIIIFIILSLVAWDSWEYKKEKKFRSGVSALKSENYDLAYEYLLPYVEAGNASAQRMLGEIYAFGLGRESNILRAKMWFRKADCKEPDDGETEYFVALDFLDEEHLVPIDTIKALEWLQIAAEAGNPKAQIILTDQAKQAAMNLSVPQETINKWRKFLGYPEN